TTAACCCCGACAGGTGGCTGGGAGAGGGCCTaggaaaagagagagagagtTTCGCGAGCTGGAACCTCGGGCCTAGGATGGTTGGTAATAACCTATAAGTGTGTGATAAAGGTTGACGGTACGATAGTGTCTCGGTCAGCCATTCGCGTTGACTATAACACACACTTTTTTGGTATATTTCTTCCGTCACATTGCTCACGTGGGTACTTTGGCCGGCCAAAATACCACTATTCAGCTGGCCCTTGATGCTCAGCCGCCAGAGACCGTTCTTCCAAAAGAGTGGATGACGTCCGAGGGTAGTGATGGGCGTACCAGGGGAGGACGAGATAGGGTATGGATCGTTGCCGACGTCGTCTTGGCCATAAAGGTGAGTAAAATGTTGGGTGCGAAGATTTGGATTTCAGTTAATAATCGATGCAGGGTGGCCTCTGGGTTCGATTCGGCGCAGAGAACACGGAATGAGCATCATGAGGCAAATATCTACCACTTCAAATATCAGCAGGCATAGTCATGTTTATACCCATGCATCATCTACTCTAAGCTTCATTTTTCGGTATGCCGAACATCCCCTTAACATCATCCCACAGTTTCCCCTCGCCTTGTTGACGAAGCCTGGCTTCGACTTCAGGAGCAGTGAGCCAAGCCCAAGAAGAATAaggtgaggaagaagagagtgTAGGTTCGCCCCCCAAGATGTGACCTCGAATGAAGAAGGTCTGTTGTCCTTGTTAGATACATAGAACAGGAGAGAAACGAGAAAAGTGCGCACTCTTGACTCGCCGTCCTTGACCATCCCAACAGGTTTCCTGGTGACCAACCAGCTGTCCATGCCCTTTCCTCCTAAACTGCCTTCTACACCAGTGATGCCCCTTGTCACAGCCTCATCCAATGCTTCTAACTTGCCCACTTTCACATCAGGGAACATCCATTTGCcttccttgcccttgcccttcaGGACCAAACAGTACACTTCCTCCTCTGGCTTTCTCTCCAAACTCTTCTCTCCTCGTTTAGCATCAGCTTTCTCCCACCGATCACGCTCAATTATTTCGTATTCTGTCTCTGGAGGAATGTCTCCAACATCTGGCGCTTTGCCTGAAAGCTTTTTCCCATATGTTTCAGAAACAAAGGCGTGCTCCGCAACGAGGTGTCTACGCAAAGGAAGAGAGCCAGTCTTGAAGTAAAAAtcaagaggaagaggagaagaaagagcGTGCGCGATCGATCGAGAGTGGAAGTAAAAAGCTGATTCAAATGGTGTAGGCGTTGGTgtgagaagaggagggcGAGAGAGAAGGAGCGAAGCGGTaagaggaggaggggcAGTCGAGGAGAAGCGGATCTGGGCTACAATGGAGGGGTCAGAGGTGAAGACAGACTATAATTGAGGCAAATGGCGTACCTGCTGATCTTGAGCCGGACACAGCTGTGCGTGATATTGAGCGGGCAGCGACGGACATCTTTGGATGATTTTCAGATGAATTTGGAACTTCTATCGTATCCTCGGAAAGGTCGAAATTTCAGACAGTATATATGAGGACAAACGGTACGAATCGCGAACTTATTTCGTCCACCACATTTTTCAGTCCTCCCATATATTATGTAATTATCAGACATCCCATAACGCCGCCAATTTCCGTTTGCTGCATCAGTCGACCACTGGGCGTCGTCTTCGAGTTTTattttcctttcttctttccctttcttcaAACCCTCAGGTGAGTATCTGTCCCGCCCAGTCCCTGCTCGTCGCTCACAGTGCCGATTTTTTAGCCCCAAGGTCACATTGCTCGTTACGCACAGTCAGGTGTCTTGTGAGTTCCGGTCTCTCTGCGCGCACTTTGAAAGCCCCTGACGATATGTAGCCAAAGCGTCCTTTCTCACTCGCGAGCGGGCCAAGGTCCTGGAATTCCAACCCCCCTTTCTTGCATATTATTATCAAGTCTGACCGGTCTTAGCGGACCCTCGACGCCAATCGCCGAGCTGCGCCCGACCAGAAATGCGtccctcttctttcaaCCTTACTGGGTAGCCCGGAGAGACGCTTTTTCGCGTGGAGGGTATGTGAGAATTGTATTGGACTTGGTATGGGCGCGGGGGGTTGCCTAGTTGTCTTTTGTTTCTCCAGAACTCCTGCATTCTGCGGGGTATGAGAAGTCTCATCTCATCATCGTATGAGAATCGAGAAGCGTTGGTCTTTTAAGACTAACCCGGCTACTAGGCTTTAGTGCAATTTGGTGACGCTCTCAATCCAAACTCGTCTTCAATCGATGGCGAGGAGGGTAACTCGATCAGGACTACTCTGGGGCTGCGGGTATGGCTCTCTTGAGCCTAGATTTTTATACCTTACACATATATTTTATACCATTATTCTGGAATGCATTTTCAGAACTTGGGAAGAGATATCCACCCAGTTTACGTCTGGTCTGACATACAAGATCATCTGCCCTAGGGTATTGCAATtcgcttcttcttcacGTCTGACAACCAGTGTTCTATATTTGACAACGCATAACCTGAAAAGCTACTTCCGAGCtcaaagaagaggagggggagggaTAGTGGTGGTGCTGGCTGCGGGGTGATGagaagcagcagcggcCGCAGGAGTAGTAGATGAAGCAATGTCGGCCTTAACGTCAGAGCTGGGGACGGCAGATCCAGGCTCGTCAGCGGGCACGGCGGCGGATTGCgacttcttcttctcctcctgAATCTATGATCAGTTAACATCCTACTTTTTACGGGCAAAAGAGGGAAATGACTCACGGCAATTCTCTTGGCCTCCTCGTGCACATCCATGACCTGCTTCTGTGTTGTAGTGTAGAACTGGTGAACCCTGTGGAAACTGGATCAGTACAGCTCCTGTTGTCAATTTGCTCACAGCGTATGATTCACTTTTGGCCGACTGGGGTTCCGATAACCTTGCTGTAATATTCGTGGAACCTAGAGCTGATGCCCCTAGACTGGTCAACTTCCCTAGTCTTGGCAACGGCAGCCGCAGCATGCTCCTGGATCTTGCCAGAGACAGTCTTGTTCTCCCCAACAACCTTGTTACCAATGGTGGAGTCCAAGTTGTTGAAGAAACTGAGGAAACGAGAGGAGATACCTTGCTTGTCTACCAGGATCAACCGAAGGTTAGATATATAGTGTCTAGAGCAAAGTGGATCACATACGGTCGAGGTCGATAGCCTTCTGGACAATATGATCGCCCAAAACGTAGCCGTGAGCGAGGTACTCAGCAGCGATGGCCGCCTTGGGCTTGTCCTCCTGGGCGAGCTCTCCCTCAGTGGCACCGATAGGTGTTGAACCAGTAGCAGAAGCGGGAAGGATGGATGGAGTCTTCTCGATGTCTGATGTAGATGTGACCTCTAGGTGAGCGCCATCAAGCTACAGAGAAATTGTTCAGTATAGGTGCACGTGATACgtggaaggagaagataAGGACTTACAGTGCCTCCGTTAAGCATCCTAACGCAAAGGGCAATGTATGGTCAGTATAACATCTTACGGCAAACTGCAGGCCACATGCATAACACGACAGGAAACGGTCCCAACGATTCTTCCTTCGGGAAAGGTTCAAAACCGACATCGACTTTCACAGGCACCTCGCGCTTCATCGCCTCTTAAATGAAAAACCATCACATCCTGGCTATTCACCTATCACCATGCACACATCCGATTCGCCATAAGCATTGATACGACTCACAAACTGGTTCTCATAGCACTGAGCTTCTCAAAGGTGATATCGGCAGTGCTTCCACTCTTCTTGACGCTGGTCAATTTACCAcagaaagaaaagaaatCATGGAGCTTGTCCTCAGTGGTTTCGGGGGCAAGGCCTGCGACGTGAATGGTGTAGCCGGAGGTAGACATTATGTATGTGAGACTTGGTTTGGTATACTCGAGCTGAGGTATGAATGGATGGAGTTATTGGAtgtgaaagaagaagagcaaaaGAGAATGAATATGAGCATCAGAAATGACCGTCTTATCCGCCATTGGCGACGGCGATTCGCTGCTCGGGGCGAAGGCAAATTACGTCATATCCCGACAATCTCCGTCATATCGATACACAAGAATCGACGAGTGGCACCGCAAACCTTGTTCTGAGTACCGCTCGGTCGTTATCTGGCTGATATAgatgggaaggaagaaatggaACAGTAGACAACCaggggaaaaggaaaagcAACAAGAGTTGGGGTAAAAGGAAACTGGATAGGGATGGTGCATTCGCAGCAAAATTACTATAACATCCCCTCTACTCCAAGCGCCACCAAAAGCCAAGCTAACCAACTGACCTGCCGCTCCTCCAGTTTCCACGTATCCTCCCCTACTTGAGTCGCGTACTCGTCTAAGTGCTTCAACTCGGTATCAAGAGCCCGCCGTAAAGTAGGGGAAGAAGTCATCATCACCATGGACAGCTCCGTGTCGAGCGTGAGTGATCGAGTAGAAAGATTTGATGAGCCGACAAATGTTAGGAATGGCTTTGAGTTAGGCGGTGAAACCCAAAGCCCTGAATGCAAGGTCAGTGGAGTATTCAACAAAGACATGAAAGTGCAGCTACAGACCTTTTGAATGATACGTCCAGCCTTTTCTCTCCCACTCTTTTAACCTCACGCCTGTACCCTTTTCCATGTCCCAAGCTCTACCAGCTCTGACAGTATCTTGGTGAAACCTGCTTTCCAACAAAGTATAGCCCTCTGGGATGAGCCTAGAGAATCCTTTGGACCCGTAAAATCCGTTTGCCTTGTATATGTCATCAGCATATTTGACATACTTGAAAGGATGATCGCATGATCGTTTTACCTTTGGTGACGCTGCAATGATCCTAACCGCTGCTGGTGACTCCACTACCAATTGCTTATACTTCTTGTATAGACCAAAATATCCACTTGTCAAATCTACTTCCACTTTTCTAGATTCGTCTTGCTCCCCTTCGTGACTTTCCTTCACGGCTTTCCAGACTTCTGCCATCGCCCGCTCCTCCTCTTTAATACCCAACACTCCAGCTTGAAGAACGGGCCAAAACCAAGTATCAACATCTACTCGACGTGATCTGGCGGTATTGGAGGCACGCCACGAGTTTTGAAATGCTGTTAATGTGGCAAGAGCGTGAAGGGAGAACTTGCGGGGATTGATGGAAGGAGAGGGCCATATGAGAGAGGCACGGGGGTGGATTGAAACTGGAGAAGTCGAGAGTTTTGAATCGTCCTGATTCCGGGGTGAAGGGAGCGGGACAGTGTTGTAGGGAGAGATGTGGGGTGGTGGCGAATGGTGTAGAAGATACGAGTATTGAGTGAATAGTCGAGTTAATGATGAGAGATAAGATAACAAGCTGGGATTGGATCGGAAATGGATATATCTATCTTGTCTATTTGTAAAATACGAGCGACCGAGGTTGGCTCTGAAAATATGTCAATGCAGAACCTGTTACTGTCAAGAGGAGATATGTACCCGCTTATAATCACTTCATCATCTGCACCATACCATTTACCGTGCCATGTGCCCCATCCTTCGTCATATCTTGCAGGTacaatcttctccattAATCCTTTCAACTTTGGACTTCTGAACAGCCACACTTCACACCGGTCAGAGAAACGTTCCACGAGGGGTAATAGAAGATGGGCGGTAGAAGGCGGTAGATTGGATGAAGATGCTAGGCGGGTCGCACGATGGTAATCGAGAATAAAAACTACACGCAGCTGTGGATTGTTCGTCAGGGCGGCCTGTATGGCCTCAACCTAATCTCAATGTCAGTAATCACTGGGAGAAGGCTTATATCCGATAACGCTCACAAGCTCTCCTTCCTCGGCTCCGATATACAAACTGCTGATCAATATTCTCCTCTTTGCCCCCTTGATAATGTCCAAAAGCCGGCTGTAAAACACTTCTGGCCCGGTCAAGAGTTCTACTTCGTCTCCTCTGGCACCAAAACATGGCTGATTTAGAGAGAGAGAGGTTGAAAGACGTTCGAATGCTGTATACTGATGCGGCTGCAGGCTGGGCGGGGGCTCTGTGGCAGAGACTGAGTATGGACGGGGGTGGAGGAAAGCGAGGGCAAGCGCCAGCCGAGTGGCCGGGCGTGCGGAGATGCGGAGGGCGCCGCGGGCTGGCCTATGCATAGAATGGCTGGCGGTAGCGGGGaagggggagggggagagGATCTATATTCGAGGCCAAAGTGGGACTGACGGAAAGGCAaagattgacggaagaaACTTGAGCGGCCGTCGAAATGAATAACAAAAGTTGCCACGTGCCGGTGACTCTCTCATGCCCGCCTATTTGTCCGACACTCATTATTACTCGTATTGCGTGTCCACGCACCCACCGAAGATCCTCCAGTTTTTCTCGATACACCTTCGCTTCCTCAGCCAGCACTATTATACTCCGCCAGCCGATCGAAATCTCCCGCCATGGACAGTCTATAGAACCCAACAATAGAAGACACCTAGAGAAAGCCCTAATATACTCTTACCATGTTTGTTCACGGTCTGAAACGTGCTGCTATAATCCTGCCAGTGGCTTGGACAGGAGTTTGGCTAGGGTATTATGGTATGTATTCCTATGATATATAATAAAAATTGAGATTTGTAATCTTCTGTATTAGCGTACACCGATACCCTTCGCAGAGCACATATCCGAGAACGAAACAAGAAACTCACCAAGACATTAGAAGCATTGCCAGGCGGAGGACCTGACTATGCACGGCCAGCAAGTGAGATTGAACGAAAAGCATTGAAAGAACGGTGAGTCATGTTGGATTTTCTTTGAGATGGAGGGAAGCTGATCGTCATGAATCTAGTTATTCGAGCCTTAAATTCGCTGGGAGATACTGGAACCCGTATGTCGAGTGGAGGGAGCAAGGGGCATGGGTGAGTGCCTACTCTTGAGGAGTGATGTCTTTATGTAATTCTAATTCATGAAGGAATGGGCCCTTTGGAAAGGTGTCATTTCGACACTAACTTTGAAACTCTTCTACAACGGGCAGGTGATAATTAGTCCTTGTTAGTAGACTCATTACTTACTTTTCTTTCCAGAGGAGTACCGCCAGATAGACCAATACCTGACCTCCCCGTGGAACGCCCGGATTTTGATCTCCTCTacccatcttcatcttctgcaACACCAGCAACTCGTGAATCAGGTAGCGGAGGCAGTGATGTCGAAATCACCGATAAATACACTTGCACATGGGTAAGTAAATAGAATCATCTATGTAATATGTAATATGTAACACACTAATTTGGCCAATAAGCTTGGCCAATCGACATCGTACGTGACACTCGATAATCTGGCCATCCTTACGGATCCGGCTCTTCAGCATCGCACCATCCCGTCTCGACTTGCACCTGAGAGATTACGGCCACCTCCTTGCACTTTAAGTGAACTGAAGAGGATCGACGTTGTTCTTGTATCTCACAAGTAAGTTAAAACCTCAAAATTATCACATTCGGTACTCTAGCTAACTCCTTTGCTAGCCACTTTGATCATCTAGACCCTGATGCTATCTCAGAACTGGGTGACAGCTGTGAATGGATCGTGCCAAAAGGATGTGGTCCTTTTTTGCGCAAGCATGGGGCTACCAGAGTGAAAGAACTCGAGTACGTTTCCGCTAATCAGACTGTCTTCTATTTCTGATGTTAATTTCATCAGTTGGTGGCAAGAAACAAAACATACACTCTCTCGGCCCGGTCAAAAGGATAGGACGTACACGATCACTGCCGTGCCTAGCATGCATTGGTCTGCCCGTTCTCCTTTAGATACTAACGCCACTCTCTGGGCTGCTTTCCATGTTAAATCCGATACCGATAAGCCCAAGTCCTTTATTCATCTTGGTGACACTGGGTAAGCGGCTGATAGCCTATCATGTGTTAAGCGTAAAACTGATGCAGAATGTTAGCTACTCGCCCACATTATACCATGCCGTAGGCCGGATAATGGGCCCTGTTGATCTCGCTGCAATTCCTATCGGCTCTTACGAGCCCCGATGGCACATGCATCTTCAACATACAGATCCTGAAGGGGCGGTCAGGATGGCTTTACAGATGCATGCTAGAAAGAGTATTGGGGTGCACTGGGGAACATGGCTGATGAGCGATGAAGCTTGTGAGTATTCTTCGCTGGCTAGTCAATACTCAATATCATTCCGATCACATATTGATGATGCTAATCTCCTGTCGGACAGACAATAAGCCTCCTTTAGACCTGGAGCTCGCAAGGCAGCTCTTGGACGTCAGCGAAAATCAGTTTTCAGTCGTACCGGTGGGGAAAACCATTGTTCTTGAAGACTGAGTAGTATCTTATAGTGGAAGCGTTGCAAATAACATACCGCCTTAGCAATTATCACTTACACTTACATCGATATGTATCATCATGTGCAATACAGTAGCGTTGTATTCCTCCATTGCTGCTGGAGCCAGGACTCGAACATGAACATTAATAAAATTCCTGTTGTCTCCCTCATCGGAACTGTAGTCTTTACTTCCTGCCTATGGCAACATCAGTCTAGCATTAGTTGTCCATAAGGACTGTCTACTTATGCATGCAACAGCTCACCGCTCCTACCGCCGACTGCATAAGAGACAAAAGACTGATAATATAAGAGGCTGTCTCTGAATATGAACATGAATGACTCCCACGGAACGCCGAGCGCCGCCGACCCGCGACAAATAATATAGGAGATAGAAGATCGCGAGGCAAACGGATTCCAGTAGGAAAAAAGAATTCAAAAATATTATTTTTGTATATTTTCCCCATTTTGTGCGTGAAGCTTCCAACACCAAACTTCTCGCGCTTGCAGACTGAAGCCAAAGTCGAAACCAGACTCTTTATACAATCGCCCTCTCTAATTTCGTTGTTTTTTGTTTTCATCTTGCCCTGAACTAATTTAGAAGTGAGTACTAATTACTTTCATTGTGGGCGTACAGGATCtccaagaagaaaaatCATCCCATTTCACCCATGTCCGGGAGAGTAAAAATTCTCCAGATCCCTGCGGTCTTTTCGACGTCTCCCGTCTTGGGAGCTCGAGCTAGGAAGCTGGGGTCGTTCGGATGATGAGGGACCTTAGTTCATAGTTACACTGAGAGACCCTTCTGCCCACTGGTTTCCACGAGGCATAAAATGACGTACGTGAGCTGACAATAGTTCGCAGGAGTCTACCATCAAGCACCCGTGGTTTTTGGTTGATATATGGTAATACTAAGTAAGAGAATTATCTGAAGGTATCTGAATGAACTTTTGAATGATCAAACTGCATAAcattttctttttgtttcTATTATACATGATTGCTCCCTACTCAAGGAACGTCGGATTGCACTATCAATCGCATTACACGATCAATCTTCAGACATTCAAATGTTAACCCTTGACTAAACATTTGCACAGCAACAATGACAAAACGTCTTCGACAATTGAGAATTCAAATTGACAGCATCTGTTCGTCCACGAAGCACGTCGTGCATAACATTTGTTCATTACAGTCCTCCTCAAAATACTTGTACTCAACAGGGTTCATTTCAATGATTAATCTCACTCAGCTTTGCGACTCTTTTGTCTGTTCATATCTCTGATCCTAAGTCCGGCTCTAGCCTTGATCTTCTTGTGTAGATCAGGTTTGTCTGCAGGGATATTATTTCAGTAAGCTACAGCCCCATACCGCGCAATACGGCTTTTGCTTTCCTTAAACTTACAGTTGAAAAAAGCAAACAAGGCTTCGAGATGGACAAAGAAAGGAGCCAAGACGAGAGCTGCCAATTGATCAACGATCCCACCTCAACTAGATTTAATGAATGCCTCACCCTGTACGAGATTATCCAATAAAGCAGGCGCCCTGTGTTCAAAGACTCCATGCCCGATGAACTGCGCGATCCAGGCTAGGCCGTGCACGACAAGGGCAAATGGTATAGCGGATGGCTCCCCAGGAGATGTCAGGGGAAGCCAAGTAGGTGGTGATGTGGCAAGATATGTAGCGGTGAGGTAAAGTAAACTCCCAACTGGAATATAAGTTATCTATAGATGTCAGAGATGTAAGCCTAGAAAAGTGGCGGGGAGGAAGATGCAGACTACTTACTCCTCCAATAGGGTCAAGCAATGTGTAATACGTCATGTAAGAAGTGATGAAAGCTAGCGCTAGACTGGGTTGGAAGGCAAGGCCCCGAGTTAAGGTGAATAGCTTCGCGTCTGGGAGGGTGACATGGGCGGCAACAATGAGCCAACTCCTGAAAGCATCAAATATGTCAGACCGGAGTCAGGATGACAAGAGTATCGCGGACTATGAGCAACCACGAACCATAATATTTGAGGAATACAAAAGAAGTGAATTAATTGATTTATTTTGTTTGAATGATATGATGCATAGAACGATAGCTGTGTGTCGGCGTAAGCGTAATGATGCTTGGAGTTCCATTTGATAAATCGCCTGCCGCGtacctcttcttcgacatTAAGATGATTGGTTGCCATCGATAGTTCATGGCTGCCTTCCACATCTTCCAAAGGCTCTGATTGTGTGGACGTCTGCATTATGGATGGAGCGTAGATGTGTTGTTGCGTAGATGCTTGTGAGTAGTATAGGGCTTAATTCTTGATTGGTAAGCAACAAAGTGAATGGGGAGGGTAGAGAATGATTGTAATGATACCTAGTTGACGCACGCAATTCAGAAATGAAAGCGATTGCTGACAACCGACCACGGGACATCGCAAACGGACAACGAACAACGACGCCTACCGGCGGTTGTTGTTTTTGATTTTCCCTCCGTCCGTCGACTTCCCGGTCCAGTTATATACCGTCATCATTCTGTTTTACTCTACAAGTAAACATTGTTACCATCTAAAAAAGCATTTGTAAGCAAGCCAACGTCATCACATAAATAGCAAGCACTGCAGGTCATTTTTCACatgcctcttcttcttcgccatTAAAAGAATGAAATCGTGCGTTGCCGCTTGATGCCTTATTTAACGAGTTATTATATGGCAGTTGATAGGTTATAGAAAGTAAAAGACGGAAACATAAATGCGGTGTCTCAACAGAGCAAATTGATGTGCTGCTTAAAAAATGTTTGTGAACCCCTTCCTGCAGTGCGTGCTTCAGCAGACCTTGACATCCGTAACTGTTCATAGCAACACCACTTTGACGATCAAATTAGCGCAACCATTACGTTCTCTTACCAATTGTGCGTCCAGTAAGCAGAATATGACAATACATCACGATGTCAACTAGCTTGACCAAAGATCCCCAATGCTTCCGTTTGCATGTTCAACAACGTCACTGATCTGCGACCATACCCGTTCTTTGACATCCGTGATTGTCCCATCAGCGTCGATCTCAATCCATTTGTCAGCGCCATGTCGTTTTTTAATTTCATTGGCAACAAGTTTGAACTGCTGTCGAACGGCTTGTTGAATAGAAACAGACTCATAACGCTCTTCACCATATGCGGAACGCCTGGCCGCTGTTTCTGGGGGTAAGGTGAGATAGAGGGTTGCGTCCGGAAGAGGGAGTCCCGCGTCCGGTTGCAAGCAGAAATCAAAACATAAACCCTATTCGTCCGTTAGCCTGGAGATATGAGCAAATATGAACGTAACGCAAACCTTGGCTGCTGAAAAAGCTATACCCGAGAATGCGTAACGGTCAGCGATGACTGTTATGCCACTGGCTAGATCTCTCCTGATGGCTGCTCTGGGGCGTCACAACTTGTCAGCCAACAAGCAATCTTCTATGGAACAGCGTATGCTTACGAGCATTCCCACCGGTTGGCACTGAAGAGAAGGTGAATGGCATGGTCATCTATTTCAGTCTTGGATTGCAGATAAGCGTCGATCATTTTCCCAATTTGCGTTGTTCTATCTGACCTTGAAATATAAGCTCAGTCACGAGACAGTCAAGACAGCCCGTACCGGGGAACTTTTGCAGGCGTGCTCTGCGGCCCTGGCGCTCCAAACGTTGGACTAGATGGTCTACTTGTGTTGACTTCCCGCAACGATCTAGTCCTTCGAAGACAATGAAGGCGCCTCGGGTAGAAGTAGGCATGTTGGTGCCTTGAAGAGATAGCAATGAGGTTGAAGCTGTTAAGAGCTAGTCTGTAGGCTACAGTGGGAACAGTATAATGCAATGTTGCGATCCGACTCTCGATCAATATGGCCTTGGAGTTGTCAATATGCCTGCGTTTCCGGTCGGTTGGTTTGTACAGAAAGCGAAAGACGCGTCGACGCGTTCGGCTATCGATATCGCTGCCTTGTCAGGTTCTTTCTATAGCCAGCCAAAATGAAGGGGACAGACGCGCCAACTTCCCAAACGCCGCGAGATCTCGCTCAAACTCGGCCTCCACTCTGTTCCATCTTACGTATATAAGTATATAGCAATAATATTACCGCGCGTTGTTTCATCGCAATTTCCTGGCTTTTTGTTCTTCTGTTTCACTTTCCATAGCATTGATCCACGAAAGCAATCGTACTGCCACATTCACAAACCTCCGAGTTGCTGTTAGCTAACACACTGATACAGGTACCATCATTATCTGTTTCATTGACGAGAACTAGCTTTGTTTTATCTGACCTGGATATCGACATCAAGTCTTAAGACGGGGTCGACCTTTGTTCTTGACACAAGATGATGCAGATCATTCTCAGCGGCTAGCCTGTCCATCGAGAGGATCGGTTGAAGGACGAGTATATACGCTTGTAGGCAAGTGAGAATATGCTTGGACACATCTCACGACTTCATTTGCAAACCTCGCGTGTATTGTCCGCGTACCAAATCCAATTACTTCTCAAGATCATCGCTGGATGATACTGCCCTAAAAGCTTTACAAGACGCTCGCAATATCGTAGTAATCTGACCTGCCCTTCTCTTCCTATTCAATCATGACGTCCACAAGCAATATCAAGCCATTCCTACCGTCTTCTCGACCTTCTGGTCCTTTTTTTATCGGCCTGAATGCCGTGAGGGCCCTCAGCATCATCGCTCTACTTCTTG
This DNA window, taken from Cryptococcus gattii WM276 chromosome C, complete sequence, encodes the following:
- a CDS encoding uncharacterized protein (Similar to TIGR gene model, INSD accession AAW42403.1), which codes for MSVAARSISRTAVSGSRSAAQIRFSSTAPPPLTASLLLSRPPLLTPTPTPFESAFYFHSRSIAHALSSPLPLDFYFKTGSLPLRRHLVAEHAFVSETYGKKLSGKAPDVGDIPPETEYEIIERDRWEKADAKRGEKSLERKPEEEVYCLVLKGKGKEGKWMFPDVKVGKLEALDEAVTRGITGVEGSLGGKGMDSWLVTRKPVGMVKDGESRTFFIRGHILGGEPTLSSSSPYSSWAWLTAPEVEARLRQQGEGKLWDDVKGMFGIPKNEA
- a CDS encoding uncharacterized protein (Similar to TIGR gene model, INSD accession AAW42405.1), coding for MSTSGYTIHVAGLAPETTEDKLHDFFSFCGKLTSVKKSGSTADITFEKLSAMRTSLMLNGGTLDGAHLEVTSTSDIEKTPSILPASATGSTPIGATEGELAQEDKPKAAIAAEYLAHGYVLGDHIVQKAIDLDHKQGISSRFLSFFNNLDSTIGNKVVGENKTVSGKIQEHAAAAVAKTREVDQSRGISSRFHEYYSKVIGTPVGQKVHQFYTTTQKQVMDVHEEAKRIAEEKKKSQSAAVPADEPGSAVPSSDVKADIASSTTPAAAAASHHPAASTTTIPPPPLL
- a CDS encoding CDP-diacylglycerol-glycerol-3-phosphate 3-phosphatidyltransferase, putative (Similar to TIGR gene model, INSD accession AAW42407.1), producing MHRPARGALRISARPATRLALALAFLHPRPYSVSATEPPPSLQPHQYTAFERLSTSLSLNQPCFGARGDEVELLTGPEVFYSRLLDIIKGAKRRILISSLYIGAEEGELVEAIQAALTNNPQLRVVFILDYHRATRLASSSNLPPSTAHLLLPLVERFSDRCEVWLFRSPKLKGLMEKIVPARYDEGWGTWHGKWYGADDEVIISGANLGRSYFTNRQDRYIHFRSNPSLLSYLSSLTRLFTQYSYLLHHSPPPHISPYNTVPLPSPRNQDDSKLSTSPVSIHPRASLIWPSPSINPRKFSLHALATLTAFQNSWRASNTARSRRVDVDTWFWPVLQAGVLGIKEEERAMAEVWKAVKESHEGEQDESRKVEVDLTSGYFGLYKKYKQLVVESPAAVRIIAASPKANGFYGSKGFSRLIPEGYTLLESRFHQDTVRAGRAWDMEKGTGVRLKEWERKGWTYHSKGLWVSPPNSKPFLTFVGSSNLSTRSLTLDTELSMVMMTSSPTLRRALDTELKHLDEYATQVGEDTWKLEERQVSWLAWLLVALGVEGML
- a CDS encoding uncharacterized protein (Similar to TIGR gene model, INSD accession AAW42409.1); translated protein: MFVHGLKRAAIILPVAWTGVWLGYYAYTDTLRRAHIRERNKKLTKTLEALPGGGPDYARPASEIERKALKERYSSLKFAGRYWNPYVEWREQGAWEWALWKGVISTLTLKLFYNGGVPPDRPIPDLPVERPDFDLLYPSSSSATPATRESGSGGSDVEITDKYTCTWLGQSTSYVTLDNLAILTDPALQHRTIPSRLAPERLRPPPCTLSELKRIDVVLVSHNHFDHLDPDAISELGDSCEWIVPKGCGPFLRKHGATRVKELDWWQETKHTLSRPGQKDRTYTITAVPSMHWSARSPLDTNATLWAAFHVKSDTDKPKSFIHLGDTGYSPTLYHAVGRIMGPVDLAAIPIGSYEPRWHMHLQHTDPEGAVRMALQMHARKSIGVHWGTWLMSDEAYNKPPLDLELARQLLDVSENQFSVVPVGKTIVLED
- a CDS encoding Endoplasmic reticulum protein, putative (Similar to TIGR gene model, INSD accession AAW42411.1), with protein sequence MATNHLNVEEEVRGRRFIKWNSKHHYAYADTQLSFYASYHSNKINQLIHFFCIPQILWSWLIVAAHVTLPDAKLFTLTRGLAFQPSLALAFITSYMTYYTLLDPIGGITYIPVGSLLYLTATYLATSPPTWLPLTSPGEPSAIPFALVVHGLAWIAQFIGHGVFEHRAPALLDNLVQALVLAPFFVHLEALFAFFNYKPDLHKKIKARAGLRIRDMNRQKSRKAE
- a CDS encoding thymidylate kinase, putative (Similar to TIGR gene model, INSD accession AAW42703.1), which produces MPTSTRGAFIVFEGLDRCGKSTQVDHLVQRLERQGRRARLQKFPDRTTQIGKMIDAYLQSKTEIDDHAIHLLFSANRWECSAAIRRDLASGITVIADRYAFSGIAFSAAKGLCFDFCLQPDAGLPLPDATLYLTLPPETAARRSAYGEERYESVSIQQAVRQQFKLVANEIKKRHGADKWIEIDADGTITDVKERVWSQISDVVEHANGSIGDLWSS